GGCTTTGAAGCTGGAAGAATTTGGGGTGAGTGGATCAGATGCAGAAAATGTATGTTATTTAAGACATATAGCAGATGCAAATAGGCTTGTAGATGTTATGCAGTCTTGTCCTGGAGGTAATGCTGTTGTCATTGGTGGTGGATACATAGGCATGGAGTGTGCAGCGTCTTTAgtgatcaataaaataaatgtaacaaTGGTCTTCCCTGAGGAACATTGCAGTAAGTACTGTTTTTAAAACTTCCGTTAACTCACAATTTTTGCATAATGAGTATGTTTATTTGCGTGAGTTATTCTGAAAAAAGTTCAACTTGTAGCTCTAATGAatgaaaacaacttaaaaagctTTTAGATATTCTccatgttttgtttattttacagtGGCTCGTTTATTTACCTCAAAGATTGCAAACTACTATGAAGAATATTATAAATCAAGAGGAGTAAACTTCATTAAGGGAACTGTGCTGTCATCATTTGATTTTGACTCCAATGGGAAggtactttatatttttttcttaattttctcacTTGAGATGGTTTGGTCATATGGGGACAAGACTAATAGATGCCCAATTGCCCTAATAATTTCTAATAGCCAATTTTGTTGATCACTCAATAAACAAAGATAGAGGAAGACCAAGGAAACTCTTAGAAAAACCGTTGAAAACACTTTAACCTAAatgtaaaattcaaatatttggtTTTTGATAGATAACGCATTGTATGATACATGTAGCTGACACACCTAGTAGGAAAAggcctttgttgttgtttttggaGAAAAAGCCTctgtaaaggaaaaaaatatgagGGGTTTGATTGCGCCAAAACTGAGAAAGTGGCATCTTGTTTATTAGTTGGAAGTGAAATTTTCCTTGTTGATGGGATTCATGACAACCAACCATATCCATatcctagaagaaaatgatTAGAAATAATCACACCAATTTGACTCGGGTTGCATCATGCCTGTGATCATTTCAACCTATAACTGACTGGCTCTTTTTACAGGTTACAGCTGTTAATCTTAGAGATGGAACCACGCTATCTGTGGACATGGTTGTGGTGGGAATTGGAATACGTCCAAATACAGGTTTGTTTGAAGGCCAACTTACTTTGGAGAAAGGTGGAATCAAAGTAAATGGGATGTTGCAGTCAAGCAACAGCTCAGTCTATGCCATTGGAGATGTTGCAGCATTTCCAGTCAAAGCATTTGGGGAAACACGAAGACTTGAGCATGTTGATTCAGCACGGAAATCTGCAATACATGTTGTTTCTTCCATAATGGAACCAAACAAAACGGGAGAATTTGATTACATTCCTTTTTTCTACTCCAGAGTCTTCACACTGTCTTGGCAATTTTATGGGGATAATGTTGGGGAAGTTGTCTATTATGGAGATATGTCAGGTAGTGCATTTGGGGCATACTGGGTAAGCAAGGGTCACCTTGTTGGGGCTTTCCTTGAAGGTGGAACTAAAGAAGAATATGAAGCCATAGCCAAGGCTACTAGGTTAAGGCCAGCAATTGAAGACTTGACTGAACTGGAGAGACAGGGTTTGAGTTTTGCAGTTACAGTTAGCCAGAAACCGGTGGTGCCACCCCCAGTCGAGGTTAGGGCCTCGGACCTACTTTTGGAAAAACCACTATATGCTTGGCATGCCACAGCCGGGGTTATTATTGCTGCATCAATAGCTGCATTTGCATATTTTTACGGAAAAAAGCGCCGCAGATGGTGAAACTTTTAAGATTACCAATTCATGGTTAAGGGTGTCAACGGATTTTAGACAGATCTGCAAGCTGTAACATTGATAAGCCTAGGACTAGGATATTTTGACATGTAATTGTGTCCTATCCAATTTGCTGAATGACCATTCTTCAGTTCTATTGTTCATCCGGGATGTTGTACCAAATACAAAAGCAAAATATAAATGGCCATCTTTTGGAAGATATTCCTGTAGTAAGAGTCCATGTATTATCTAATATTCCTACATATTCATAAAATATCGTGTTTTTAGTCTTATTAATAACCTTTTGTATGTTGTGCTAGCCAAAGGATGCCCTGGATTTTACTCCGTCTTATGTCTAGAGCTCTGCAAACAAACATATCCGGAATTGGGAAGTTATGGATTCAAATTCCAATCCTAGTCCAGAAAATAGAAGCAGGACATATAATTTATCAGTTTCAAattgttcctttttctttttctactgcTTCAGACTGGAGCAAATTTGAGGATGAGATACAATGTGAACAGTGCTTGAACCCTGCTGAATAGGGTAGAGGGTGAACGTGGTTTCTCTTGCTCGAAACGTTGGTCTAGAGGTAAGAgaggataagaaaaaaaaaatgggcctAGTGATAGATTGCTATTAACCCATGCTGCCATTACTTTTGTCATGGCTATTGGCACCACAATTTCTAATGGCACCCCCTACACATCGTTATTTACAATAAGAGGAGTGCTAGTAGCATCACACTCTTTAACATAGTCCTATAAATACTCTTTTTTATATACTCATAACATTGGTGTGGAGTATCTATCatttttgttgatgattaatCTTCACTAGACTCTTTTCCATCCACAAAATTCAAACATGATACCTTATTTAAGGAAATCAAGTTCAATATCATTTGGACCAAAGTCTACAAACACCCCTAGGCCCAATCCTGACACATTTTATGGGTCCTAGGCAAAACAATAGAGACAAACCCATTATATAGGTTAATCGTTGaatccttaattaattaatggatAAAAGATCATTTTGACCTCTGAATGTGTAAATTGGTTGCAATTTAGTCCCTCAAAGAAccaaaaatcttatttaattttttaatgtgtcAAAAGTTAGACAATTATGTTGTATTGTTaagttttatgaaattatttggtcattaaattataatgtccaatgatcaattttatattaagttataaaatttaaggaCCAATTTATCATTAAGGTGAGCAACAAAACGTAATTATTTCACTTTTCatatattcaaaaattaaatcaaaattttcattctttcaGCAACTAAATTATGACAAATTATATATCAaggaactaaaataattattatctcttaaataatttttacttgtGATTTTTACTATAATGGCCGCCACACTttctgttaatatttttttgaatgatgaattatttatccatttttgttaatgaaatgaaaattaaccttataattttatttaatagactaacaacacccaaattttttaaacagTATAGCTAGATTAGCTAATGTTTTTTTAGCgaaatcatattaaattattcCTATCACATCACACAAGTCCCAccctattttatctttaatttaatttataaaaaatacaaatacctCAACGTAGGTTTATGCTTATCTAAACTTTGCATTTACtatgtattttataaataaagaaattttatcAGTTGCcgcaaatttagaaaataatggAAGTATTTTTTATGTATGGGTGGAAATTgaatggtttttattttttggtgaattggaAATTGAatgtttaatcaattaaaaatttggaatttgGAGTTAGTCAGTTAGATATTGAATAAGAGAAGTCGAGAAGGCACGAAGTTGAGAAAGCAAGCGTGAAACcttcaaattgaatttttatttttaaatattagagcTGAGATTTTTTGGGCCCCTTCCAATGATGGGCATGGGCAATCGCCCTTGTAATCAAGCCTTAGGGCTGACCCTGCACATCCCTGCTACACCATAAACTTGAGAGGTATGGGAAGAAGTAAAGGGTAAGGTAGGGGAGCTAGGGAGTAAGAAAACTTGAGAGGTTTGGGAAGAAGCAAAGGGTAAGGGTGTTCAAGGGGAAGGTAGGGAACAAAGGGTAATTTCCCAAGGTTAGGGAATGCTAGGAGCAAAATTGAGGGGTGTCAATAACAACCCCTTTTGCCATTTTCTTGGAACTTTCATTTCCATTCATatccttaccaagtaaatgtAAATGTAACCACAAATATCACAATATCACAAAAAAGAAAGTTcagttaagattttaaaaattttctaaattgttttgtaaaaataaagttatcGTCTAAAAGAAACTTTGAAAATAGATAACAAATTTTTGCGACAACAAACATAGATGAtagaaacatattttgcaaaacatATCGTGTTTTAaagcaaaatcaaattcaaatcctagGTCGATTTAAACACAAACAGAGTAAAGAGATAAAACAACACAAAGATTTACATTGGTTCGTCTCACTCACATAGATTACATTCAGTTCTTAATAAACTACCAAGTTTCACTAACTTCACATAGTTACATGTATTTATCATTGTCACTTCTGGTTCTACAAATCAAGCATATCACCAACCTTGAAAACAACTCATaattctttgtcctaccaaACCACTACTAGTtctaaacaaatcaaaagatttgaGGTTGATTTACTCATTGACTAGTTCTTAATCGTCTCACAGACGAATATTCAATCTAAACACTTAGTCTTTTTTCTCAAGATATACAAGGTTGTAAAGGCAAATATCACAAAAAGGgagttgaattgtgattttagaaaattttaaagtcAGTTTACACAAGAACAAAGTTATAGTCTGAAGAAATTTTTTGTAAGACCAATAACAGATTTTTCACAAAAACACATTCAGACGATAAAAtcagattttataaaataaaagggtttctaaaaaaatacaaattcaaaccctaggttagtttaaaacaaaagagaaataaGCATGTATCAGACACATCAAATTATGTTGGTTCGTCTCTGCTACGAGACTATGTCTAGTTCTTGACAAACCACCAAATTCCACTAACTTctcaaagttacaagtattttgTCATGGTCACTTTTAGCTATGACACATCAAGATTTACCCCCAAGCTTTATATTACCTAGTATTTTTTGTCCTACCAAGTCAATGTTGGCCTATGAAGCACAAACACAACTATGGAGTTGGTGTGTTAAGGTGTATAATGCGCTTCCGACACGGACACGACGAGAACATGGCTTTGACGCGGCAAAAAAGTGCCCcttttaatccttttttttgGGCTGAACACAAATCAaacacttctatttttttatttttaaaatcaaattaacaaaTAGCAAAgagaagacaaaagaaaaaaaaaacaaaccattgGCCTTCTCAAGTCTCTTCTCTTTCACATTTTTGGTTTCCCCCTTTGCACGACATCGTCCAACGCCGTTTGAACTCGAACCAACCTCTATTTATCGATGTCGTCATCGCACGATACAACCTTGTCGATGGTGCTACTCAAACCTGAACCAAACAATGTCTACTTCGTCACAACTCACAACTTCTCACCAGACTATGTCATTGTTGTTGTCGCACCAAAACACATCGTTAGACTCGCATAGGGGCCGTCATTGATTCATCCCACTCACACTAGATTAAGGTTTGATTTTTCACTTTGTTCCCCTATTTTTTGTGATGTTTCCCCTGTTTTCACGTTATAGGTTCCTTATTCGTTCCCATTTTTTTGTGTGATTTGGGGGTTGGGATTCTTCTCATGTGATAGAAGTGAGTTGGGATTTTTGAGAGCACTAGTTACATTCGTTTATAATATTGAGTAAGGCTGAATagtcatattatattattataaattatattgtagtTACAAGCTCTATATTGTAGTTATCTTGCTATGTTATATTATTATAGATTATAGTTAcatttgtttataatatatttgtttcattgtatattattatagatttttgttataattgttataaatacttttatGAATGTTtcattgtatattattatttcttatggTATCTATTTGCTTTGGTTTTATTGTATAGATGAATTGTACTGGTGCTACCAATCAAGCCATAGAACAAGAGGATGAAACTAGACCTCTATGGAAATAtgtttcaaaaacaagaaagatTTTGGCGATGGAAATTATGAGATCAAGCGCAACATTTGTGAAATTCCATTCAATGGATCTTACACAAGAGTAAAGGCGCACTTGCTAAAAATCTTAGGAGCGGGAGTTCGAGTTTGTCCAAACATAACTCCTTCAAAGCTTGTTGAGTTGAAAAAGTTAGACAATGAAGCATCATTGAAAATAGAGAAGTCAAAGAAAAAATGTGTCATTTTACCTCTAGCCTCTAATGAAGGTCAAGAGACAAACATTGGTGCTAATCCAACTAAGAAACATCCTTTGGAAGTTTCTTTCAATGTGCAAGGTAGAGTTTGAAGTGAAGACCAAAGTCTTAAAGCAAATGGAGTACATCAAGTCTAAGAAGCTAGAGTTGGATGGATTGAGAAGAGGAAAGAAGGTCAAACATAACAAGAAGAAGCAGAAGAGAAGCCCATAAGCCCCTTTGAACAGATGATGCTAGAAAAGATTGATGACCTCATGAGAGTGCATAAAAAGGACTATGCCAAGCTTAAGGAGTGCTTTGAGTCTATCTTAGAAAGGTTGAAGGCTATGGAAGCAGCACATGTGGATGATATCTAACCCATAGTTATCCTTTAGGATCCCCTTAGAATCTTAAGATAAGTTAGTCTCATAGCTTAAAGCATATAGTCTAGGCATgacttttgttttatgtttgtttCTATATTGTGCACATGTAATTCTTTGTTTTATTAATCACCTGTAATCTCTTTTTGCTCATATTTTGTAAGAGAGAATGCAATAGAATTGTTCATGTTGTtgcatatttatcattttatgtttcttttgaaATGCACTGGTAGAAGAGGTTTCCCATTAGTTGGACCTCAGCACATGTGATGTATCCCATCTTTCatctattttgctataaaatcTATGTCTTGacttaaataaaaagttaaatttattttcttcattttaatttttataaaatatgtttatttttttcgttGTTAAGACGCTTTAGAtaatactttaaataataaataaatactttgaatagtaaacaaaaatattatttagagtgtttaagaattaaaaaaatataaggacaaaataaaaaaatacgatatttaacccaaaaaaaacttgttaagcaagaaaaaaaaatactatgaaAGAAAAGCTGAGAAATGCGGGGAAAAGGAAAGCTAATAGGCAAAGTATCTTACTCGAGTAAGTGGGTATTGTTGAGagcatggtaaaaaaaattcaaaatgtaaaatatggGAGAGGGGATCTAACTTCtctattatttattcaaaacgATATGACATAATAGTTAACATTTAATCGTGattcaaacttaaaaaatcatgaaaaggtGTTTGTTTCGAAGTGACAGCAtaggaaaaacagaaaaatcaaGTAGATTGCGGATCCAGTTTCACTTTTTTCCACCgcttgaaaacaaaataataatgaaaatatcatgAAGAGGAAATGAAAGAAGCGTTGTTGTTATCTCGCGACATATGCAACTTCACGTTCGAGAAATTGCTTTATAACTCCCTCTCTGTGACTCTGACTGTGATTGCATCTTCGGTTTTTATTAACAACAatactaaataatattaataaaattagtataaaaaaatactaatatttacGTGTTATCCTAAAATCATATTCTTCTTCTTGAACGTCAATCCGATCAGATTCTCAAGTCAATGGTTTTTTTGATTTAGGGTTGCTTCAAAGAACACAAAGTAAGCTTCTTTGGAACCCTAGTTTTTTTGGTTCTCCCAGGTATTGCTGCATCGATTTCCTCTTTTAGAATTATTTCCACTGATAATTGATTCCTTTTTGCAcacatataaaattttattatatcagtgtcaattttttaattaatggttaatattttaaatccCCATAttctgattttcttttttcttttttttttcttttctttttacttacTTCCATTCATTCATGGAACCTAAACAAAAACCCTAGGATGTGTTAATTTTCTTGCTGTTTTCTTGCAGCCTAGGTTGATTTTCTCGAGAAAAGGAATTTTCTTTGTGTGATGGGTACATTGGAGGCTGGATCAAAGGACCCATCTGGGTGTTCATCGCCTTCTCCAGAGAATGACAACAATGAGCTCAGGGAAGCTCTGTGTGCTCTGAAAAATGGGGCTTCAGAAAACGGGGTTGGTTTCTCTGGCCATGGGAACCAAGGTTCTGGTGATGGTGGGGTTGTCGAAGTGGGGAAGAGCAGGGTCTCTGAGACCAAGGTTTCGGATGAGAAGGGTTTTGAGGGGAGAGAAATGGAGGATGATTGTCAAGGTTTGGCAGATTCGGAGATGAATGGGGTCTCCTCTTTGTTGAAAATGAGAGAGAGTGGTAGGAACTTAATGTTTTTGTATGGTGGTGCGAGTGAGAGTGCTGGGAAGGTGAACTCTGAGGGTGGTTCTTTTGAGGTTGGAGTGGAAGGAGGAGAAAGAGATGGGAAGAAAATTGAGGGCGAGGATGATCGAAATGGGAAAACCGTGACTGCAGATGTTCCAATTGCTGATACAAGTGAAAACAAGGATGTGGAAATGGAAGATTTGGGTGATGAAGGATGTGGTGGGTTCTTGGTTGGTGATTTTGTTTGGGGTAAAATTAAGAGTCATCCCTGGTGGCCTGGCAGGGTTTATGACCCTTCCGATGCTTCTGATTTTGCTTTGAAGCTGAGACAAAAGAGTAGACTACTTGTTGCTTACTTTGGGGATGGAACCTTTGCTTGGTGCCATCCTTCACAATTGAAGCCATTTGAGGAGAACTTTGAGGATATGATGAAGCAGAGTAGCTCCCGGGCTTTTGTTAATGCTGTACAGAAAGCTGTAAGTGAGGTTGGAAGGCTTTTGAATTTGAAGATGAGTTCTTCATGTGCTGCGGATAAAACTAGCTCTGAATTTGTTCGGCCGTTAGCTGCCAATTCTGGAGTCAAGGAGGGAATTCTTATACCTGAAAACGGTATAGAGAAACTTTCTGATGTTCTGATTGATCCAGCAGAATTCCTTTCTCGAGTGAAACAAATTGCCGAAATTATTTCCATTGCTAATATTCTGGAGCTGGAAATATTGAAGGCTCAGCTTTCAGCTTTTTATCTATCAAGAGGAGGTTATAGATTACCTATGTATGAGGTGCCCCAGCCAGTTCCTGGACTTGAAGATAGTTTAAGGGATAAAACAGTGAATGTAGGCAGCAGTGAGTGTGCAGTGGAAGCACCTGCACATGGGCCATTTGAAGAGGACTACTCTACCATGCCAATGAGCCCAAAATCTGGTGAATTGAGTCATTCACATGGGATTTCAGGAAATAGATTGAATCATAGGATTAAGCAGAAAAGCATTGCTGAAATTATGGGAGAGGACAAAGATGTCAATACCAAAAATCAGGAAGGAGATGCAACTGAAAAAGTGACTgtaagaaagaagaggaaaggcAGTGAGGATACAATGGCATCTAAATCTGTGCAGATGAGAAAAGCGTTGTTCTCAAATACTGATAGAAATGTGGCAGGTGCTGAAAATGATGGTGGTTGTTGGGGCAAAGAGGACGGTGACAATGGAACATTGGCGCagttgaaaaagaagaaaaaagcttTTGGTATTGGAAAGTCTAGTAGTGGGAGC
The Glycine max cultivar Williams 82 chromosome 16, Glycine_max_v4.0, whole genome shotgun sequence genome window above contains:
- the LOC100816879 gene encoding monodehydroascorbate reductase 4, peroxisomal; the encoded protein is MGRAFVYVILGGGVAAGYAALEFVKKGVSHGELCIISDEPVAPYERPALSKGFLLPEAAARLPSFHTCVGANEERLTPKWYKEHGIELVLGTGVKSTDVKRKTLLTTTGETISYKILIVATGARALKLEEFGVSGSDAENVCYLRHIADANRLVDVMQSCPGGNAVVIGGGYIGMECAASLVINKINVTMVFPEEHCMARLFTSKIANYYEEYYKSRGVNFIKGTVLSSFDFDSNGKVTAVNLRDGTTLSVDMVVVGIGIRPNTGLFEGQLTLEKGGIKVNGMLQSSNSSVYAIGDVAAFPVKAFGETRRLEHVDSARKSAIHVVSSIMEPNKTGEFDYIPFFYSRVFTLSWQFYGDNVGEVVYYGDMSGSAFGAYWVSKGHLVGAFLEGGTKEEYEAIAKATRLRPAIEDLTELERQGLSFAVTVSQKPVVPPPVEVRASDLLLEKPLYAWHATAGVIIAASIAAFAYFYGKKRRRW
- the LOC102666492 gene encoding uncharacterized protein, producing MGTLEAGSKDPSGCSSPSPENDNNELREALCALKNGASENGVGFSGHGNQGSGDGGVVEVGKSRVSETKVSDEKGFEGREMEDDCQGLADSEMNGVSSLLKMRESGRNLMFLYGGASESAGKVNSEGGSFEVGVEGGERDGKKIEGEDDRNGKTVTADVPIADTSENKDVEMEDLGDEGCGGFLVGDFVWGKIKSHPWWPGRVYDPSDASDFALKLRQKSRLLVAYFGDGTFAWCHPSQLKPFEENFEDMMKQSSSRAFVNAVQKAVSEVGRLLNLKMSSSCAADKTSSEFVRPLAANSGVKEGILIPENGIEKLSDVLIDPAEFLSRVKQIAEIISIANILELEILKAQLSAFYLSRGGYRLPMYEVPQPVPGLEDSLRDKTVNVGSSECAVEAPAHGPFEEDYSTMPMSPKSGELSHSHGISGNRLNHRIKQKSIAEIMGEDKDVNTKNQEGDATEKVTVRKKRKGSEDTMASKSVQMRKALFSNTDRNVAGAENDGGCWGKEDGDNGTLAQLKKKKKAFGIGKSSSGSKKETDLEGKFKGKNEKGSLSREKKKSKYLSPPFTIPAREQRKGEIETESPKVSGKDQESEPLTRASDQLLKSPVPLKLNDEAFQENVSKELVKEQDLPDSSNYRTPEYDENKTIDTTKIQVPLGEVLSEVRYAAINPQTPSNTNSLERIVDFIFIYRSSLFRQGSYYKIYKKHKPSKKRKKPESDLGILRKDQIQSDHISAINDSEPKKRRIKKETALGLPKEKLSAAAKIGKKGTDKNASGAALFVSFEPGSSLPSKSDLITLYGKFGALNESETAMFASDYTARVFFLKASNAEKALSHSQNLNPFDSSGASFRLEYLSAGSKSEKSKPKASSTKKKDKTPAKPSASLSPGTEASKLNYIKQKLQCLTSMLEASDAKLPDIKAKLESEMKRLLEDVNKMVESSS